The genomic DNA GCCAGGTAGCGGTCGAACCATGCGAGCGTGCGGAACCAGGCGTCGTCGCTCACCTCTTTGGAGCCGCGCGTCGCCATGAACGCATGCCCGGTGTCCGGGTAGATGTGGACCTCGACCGTTTTCCCGTGGCGCTGCAGCTCGCCCGCGATCTTGTGGCACTCGTCGGGCGTGATCACCCGATCCTTGTCGCCGTTGAGGATGAGTACCGGGCAATTGATATCAGCAGTTCGCTCGATCGGCGCGGGGCCGCCGTAGCCAACGTAGATGCCGCTACCGTACAGGCTTGCGATCGCGCCGAGATCGTTGCGAAGACCCGCCATCATGTAGGCAACTCGACCTCCCATGCAGAAACCAACGATGCCGAGACTGTCTGCCTGGACGAACGGGAGTGATTTGAGGTAGTCCAGC from Chloroflexota bacterium includes the following:
- a CDS encoding dienelactone hydrolase family protein yields the protein MPDPLANARAGMPINHDFAIIDTSDGPMVMYCAYPDGPGPFPAAIVISGQPGPSSPEILGAEILANRGYVGCAIDLMHRGPAIHSNEDQQARRRNLTDDKTITDMHAGLDYLKSLPFVQADSLGIVGFCMGGRVAYMMAGLRNDLGAIASLYGSGIYVGYGGPAPIERTADINCPVLILNGDKDRVITPDECHKIAGELQRHGKTVEVHIYPDTGHAFMATRGSKEVSDDAWFRTLAWFDRYLAKKPALAEVAS